In Micrococcus luteus NCTC 2665, a single window of DNA contains:
- a CDS encoding LURP-one-related/scramblase family protein: protein MSPAFDAGRLAHTDVLILQQVTSFLSNDIQVTDPDGRTVVSVVTTGGGLGRMLMGNRSFDVVDGDDGRVLFRLADPATFGRDRFAILDADGLPLAHLVRQIAFLRTSVGVEVVDGTCFAVTGDLWDHDYAMTVGQQPIARVTARFGGVMNALAGRSRYEMRLDPGMPPVVRCAVLGTAIALDLIRAKDRRSNS from the coding sequence ATGAGCCCCGCCTTCGACGCCGGTCGCCTCGCCCACACGGACGTCCTCATTCTGCAGCAGGTGACGAGCTTCCTGTCCAACGACATCCAGGTGACGGACCCGGACGGGCGCACCGTCGTCTCGGTGGTCACCACGGGCGGGGGCCTGGGCCGCATGCTGATGGGGAACCGCAGCTTCGACGTGGTCGACGGTGACGACGGCCGCGTGCTCTTCCGCCTCGCCGACCCGGCCACGTTCGGCCGCGACCGCTTCGCGATCCTGGACGCCGACGGGCTGCCCCTCGCCCACCTCGTCCGCCAGATCGCGTTCCTGCGGACGTCCGTGGGCGTCGAGGTCGTGGACGGCACGTGCTTCGCGGTGACCGGCGACCTGTGGGACCACGACTACGCCATGACCGTGGGCCAGCAGCCGATCGCCCGCGTGACCGCGCGGTTCGGAGGTGTCATGAACGCCCTGGCCGGACGCTCGCGGTACGAGATGCGCCTGGACCCCGGCATGCCGCCCGTGGTGCGCTGCGCCGTGCTCGGCACGGCCATCGCCCTCGACCTGATCCGGGCCAAGGACCGGCGCAGCAACAGCTGA
- a CDS encoding MFS transporter, giving the protein MDFGAYGRLLQDPRIRHLLAVGFIARFPHTAAGVILTLHVALTLGLGYGQAGLAGAAMTLGIAVGSPWRGRVVDAKGLRRALLPSVIAEAVIWPIVPWLPFWPMLLAVFLGGVFSLPIFSVVRQGLGVLTHGKDRQTAFALDSIVTETIFMMGPALGAVVAATWSSALGLTIVGLSSALGGILLMWFNPPTRSSQLAVVGPATEDPYTEEQDRQEAIAQAVTAAPMHVEMAAPSLATGALPAITEAIPIVTGALPVIAADGSGPTTAPRRARAERLRQWRRSHFSWVGSEVLGVLVVSMAAGIVMVGTEVSMVAELESQGAAASVGLVYAFWCGASAVGGLFYGAWGRQVHPYLLMALFAVATVPLALVDGVWALALASIPSGLLTAPTLASASSRLSHLVEEERRGEAMGFYGSAMTAGAAMGAPLAGVFIDGIAPSAGYVFAAAAGFVLVLLAALATAARGRRSA; this is encoded by the coding sequence GTGGACTTCGGAGCGTACGGACGGCTGTTGCAGGACCCTCGGATCCGCCATCTGCTGGCGGTGGGGTTCATCGCCCGCTTCCCGCACACCGCGGCCGGGGTGATCCTCACCCTCCACGTGGCTCTCACGCTGGGGCTGGGCTACGGCCAGGCCGGCCTGGCCGGGGCGGCGATGACGCTGGGCATCGCAGTGGGCTCGCCGTGGCGGGGCCGCGTGGTGGACGCGAAGGGGCTGCGCCGTGCACTGTTGCCCTCCGTGATCGCGGAGGCGGTGATCTGGCCGATCGTCCCGTGGCTGCCGTTCTGGCCGATGCTCCTGGCCGTGTTCCTGGGCGGCGTGTTCTCGCTGCCGATCTTCTCCGTCGTCCGGCAGGGACTCGGCGTGCTCACCCACGGCAAGGACCGGCAGACGGCCTTCGCTCTGGACTCCATCGTCACGGAGACGATCTTCATGATGGGCCCGGCGCTGGGCGCCGTCGTCGCGGCCACGTGGTCGAGCGCCCTCGGCCTGACCATCGTCGGCCTCTCCAGCGCGCTGGGCGGCATCCTGCTGATGTGGTTCAACCCGCCCACGCGCTCGAGTCAGCTGGCCGTCGTCGGGCCGGCGACCGAGGACCCGTACACCGAGGAGCAGGACCGTCAGGAGGCGATCGCCCAGGCGGTGACCGCCGCGCCCATGCACGTGGAGATGGCCGCCCCCAGCCTGGCCACCGGCGCGCTGCCGGCGATCACCGAGGCCATCCCGATCGTCACCGGGGCGCTGCCGGTGATCGCCGCGGACGGCTCCGGGCCGACGACGGCGCCGCGCCGGGCCCGGGCCGAGCGGCTGCGGCAGTGGCGGCGGAGCCACTTCTCCTGGGTTGGGTCGGAGGTGCTCGGCGTGCTCGTGGTGTCGATGGCGGCCGGGATCGTCATGGTCGGCACCGAGGTCTCGATGGTGGCCGAGCTGGAGTCGCAGGGCGCCGCGGCGTCGGTGGGTCTGGTGTACGCGTTCTGGTGCGGTGCCTCCGCCGTGGGCGGGCTGTTCTACGGGGCCTGGGGTCGCCAGGTGCACCCGTACCTGCTGATGGCGCTGTTCGCCGTGGCGACGGTGCCGCTCGCGCTCGTGGACGGGGTGTGGGCGCTCGCGCTGGCCTCGATCCCCTCGGGTCTGCTGACGGCGCCGACCCTGGCCTCGGCCTCGTCGCGGCTGTCGCACCTCGTGGAGGAGGAGCGGCGTGGCGAGGCGATGGGCTTCTACGGCTCGGCCATGACCGCGGGCGCCGCGATGGGCGCCCCGCTGGCCGGCGTGTTCATCGACGGCATCGCCCCGTCCGCGGGCTACGTGTTCGCTGCGGCCGCGGGCTTCGTGCTCGTGCTGCTGGCCGCCCTGGCGACGGCGGCGCGCGGGCGGCGCTCCGCCTGA
- a CDS encoding dienelactone hydrolase family protein, whose amino-acid sequence MAQIILFHHALGLTDGVRTLAEQIAAGGRTVHTPDLYDGRTFATVDEGVAHAQQIGFEEIGRRGMRACAEHQEASVVAGISLGVMPAWRAAQVVPGFRACIAIAGAEALDAYAPLWQPHTALQIHLGARDPWALEGDLETARSYAATAEHPDRPADLFEYDTDWHLFMDSSTADFDADLTAVLVRRIHELLA is encoded by the coding sequence ATGGCGCAGATCATCCTCTTCCACCACGCCCTCGGTCTCACGGACGGCGTGCGCACGCTCGCCGAACAGATCGCCGCCGGCGGTCGCACCGTCCACACCCCTGACCTCTACGACGGCCGCACCTTCGCCACCGTGGACGAGGGTGTCGCCCACGCCCAGCAGATCGGCTTCGAGGAGATCGGCCGGCGCGGCATGCGGGCGTGTGCCGAGCACCAGGAGGCCTCCGTCGTCGCGGGCATCAGCCTGGGCGTGATGCCCGCCTGGCGTGCCGCCCAGGTGGTCCCCGGCTTCCGCGCGTGCATCGCCATCGCCGGCGCCGAGGCCCTCGACGCCTACGCCCCGCTCTGGCAGCCCCACACCGCCCTGCAGATCCACCTCGGCGCCCGCGACCCCTGGGCCCTCGAGGGCGACCTCGAGACAGCCCGTTCCTACGCGGCCACCGCCGAGCACCCGGACCGCCCCGCCGACCTCTTCGAGTACGACACGGACTGGCACCTGTTCATGGACTCCTCCACCGCGGACTTCGACGCGGACCTCACCGCCGTGCTGGTCCGCCGCATCCACGAGCTCCTGGCCTGA
- a CDS encoding FtsK/SpoIIIE domain-containing protein has protein sequence MAWSVRILGGAAPETWRVEHFPADADEQDRAVRERFPARSLHRCAAGPRSVTYAERVGSAPARGPELAVVTEHGPDAGRLVPLGEGGLSTGRGGARLLLDDPSAPSRPMRLRLAPTGLHVHDGPRDTGRLWDGRSPLPVGRTALGLVRGPGAALPRPVTPEPPAVDLGSPPARQSVVIPLVAALGPLVLGVALVLMMGNPVFLLFGVLSVTVALVMLAMQRRTRLRHARLLAARADAVVRRRAQAALSPGAVARAVRSGATDRFGLTSGADEAVAVSWGSGVGALSLSRDDPDEAWVEAVTSRRTVMTTSPPESRVVVLGPPRDVAGACRWAVFQLLRHAVAADGAFVVEAGGVRRTWWSGGSGPRLLVSAPEDAALDPAWRAWRAAIGDDAGTTPTGRTVLPWTRYDFTGPPPAPGDAVVDLRGRTVVVPAEQQRFEDVAADGLADGTLVAWLTELADDVVDLGLLPTDDGDGTLTPPGQVGARDAVDGLTVTLARSGDETGVVEMDLAADGPHLLIAGTTGSGKSDLLLSLLLGAAAHHPPAEVAFLLLDFKGGASFGPLGALPHTMSLETNHVGTASLRALSAIRAELHRREALFAEAGVSDYPGFRRRHPDAALPRLVVAIDELRVLVDDHPDAAAVLQRLAATGRSLGFHLILATQRATGAVGSDLRSNLGSTIALRTATEQESWDLVGTAAAARLDPRRPGSAILSTAGRPTVSFRASQWTVDGGTPVWRRLGEAAAAPAVAPWEAVVSVLVENYAAGDWPTPPPVVTPALPERWVPDRARRAEATALALLDDAAHGRHRPWRWPTGAEGRTAWIVEAAGGRAETLAAVVEVAMRSGRPVAVLDGTGEAATAARSGTPVLTPDAEGAGEAVLARLRELAAAGGTAVITGWNAWSGLRVGDTYRTVEEDVHDWLGRPAAAGLRLAVFGGRELATGRLLLHLPHRFFVPAGTNAEHRLIWPRLTEVEPLPGRAVHISPAVPEPGMPCQLASPAPA, from the coding sequence ATGGCCTGGAGCGTGCGGATCCTGGGCGGGGCCGCTCCCGAGACATGGCGGGTGGAGCACTTCCCCGCCGACGCGGACGAGCAGGACCGGGCGGTGCGGGAACGTTTTCCCGCCCGGTCGCTGCACCGGTGCGCTGCCGGGCCGCGCAGCGTGACGTACGCGGAACGGGTCGGGAGTGCACCGGCCCGGGGGCCGGAGCTCGCGGTGGTCACCGAGCACGGACCCGACGCCGGCCGCCTCGTCCCTCTGGGGGAGGGCGGGTTGAGCACGGGACGCGGCGGGGCGCGGCTGCTGCTGGACGACCCCTCTGCCCCGTCGCGGCCGATGCGTCTGCGGCTCGCGCCCACCGGGCTGCACGTCCACGACGGTCCTCGGGACACCGGACGCCTGTGGGACGGCCGCAGCCCGCTCCCTGTGGGCCGGACCGCCCTGGGCCTGGTCCGCGGGCCCGGGGCCGCCCTGCCGCGGCCGGTCACGCCGGAGCCGCCCGCCGTCGACCTCGGATCCCCACCGGCCCGGCAGTCCGTCGTGATCCCGCTGGTGGCGGCCCTGGGCCCGCTGGTGCTCGGGGTCGCCCTGGTCCTGATGATGGGCAACCCGGTGTTCCTGCTGTTCGGTGTGCTGTCCGTGACGGTGGCGCTGGTCATGCTGGCGATGCAGCGCCGTACCCGGCTGCGGCATGCGCGGCTGCTCGCCGCCCGCGCGGACGCGGTCGTGCGCCGGCGGGCTCAGGCGGCACTGAGCCCCGGTGCGGTGGCCCGCGCCGTCCGCTCCGGCGCGACGGACCGCTTCGGGCTGACGTCGGGGGCCGACGAGGCCGTGGCGGTCTCGTGGGGTTCCGGCGTCGGGGCGCTGTCCCTGTCGCGGGACGACCCGGACGAGGCATGGGTGGAGGCCGTCACGTCGCGGCGCACCGTGATGACGACGTCACCGCCGGAGTCGCGCGTCGTCGTGCTCGGGCCGCCGCGCGATGTGGCCGGGGCCTGCCGGTGGGCGGTGTTCCAGCTCCTGCGGCACGCGGTGGCCGCCGACGGCGCGTTCGTGGTGGAGGCCGGTGGAGTCCGCCGCACCTGGTGGTCGGGCGGGTCCGGCCCGCGGCTGCTGGTGTCGGCTCCTGAGGACGCGGCACTGGATCCGGCGTGGCGAGCGTGGCGGGCCGCCATCGGCGACGACGCGGGGACGACGCCCACGGGCCGGACGGTTCTGCCCTGGACGCGGTACGACTTCACCGGGCCGCCGCCTGCGCCGGGGGACGCCGTCGTCGACCTGCGCGGGCGCACCGTCGTGGTCCCGGCCGAACAGCAGCGCTTCGAGGACGTGGCCGCCGACGGCCTCGCCGACGGCACCCTGGTCGCCTGGCTGACCGAGCTGGCCGACGACGTCGTGGACCTCGGCCTGCTGCCCACCGACGACGGCGACGGCACGCTCACACCACCGGGGCAGGTGGGCGCCCGCGATGCCGTCGACGGGCTCACCGTGACCCTCGCCCGTAGCGGCGACGAGACGGGCGTCGTCGAGATGGACCTGGCCGCCGACGGGCCGCACCTGCTCATCGCGGGCACCACGGGATCCGGGAAGTCGGATCTCCTGCTGTCCCTCCTGCTGGGGGCTGCGGCGCACCACCCGCCGGCCGAGGTCGCGTTCCTGCTGCTGGACTTCAAGGGCGGCGCGTCGTTCGGTCCGCTGGGCGCGCTCCCCCACACGATGAGCCTGGAGACCAACCACGTGGGAACGGCCTCGTTGCGGGCGCTGAGCGCCATCCGGGCGGAGCTGCATCGCCGCGAGGCCCTCTTCGCAGAGGCCGGGGTCAGCGACTATCCCGGTTTCCGTCGCCGCCATCCGGACGCGGCGCTGCCTCGGCTCGTCGTGGCGATCGACGAACTGCGCGTGCTCGTGGACGACCACCCGGACGCGGCCGCCGTCCTGCAGCGTCTGGCCGCCACGGGCCGTTCCCTCGGCTTCCACCTCATCCTGGCCACGCAGCGGGCCACGGGTGCGGTGGGCTCGGACCTGCGCTCGAACCTGGGCAGCACGATCGCCCTGCGCACCGCGACGGAGCAGGAGTCGTGGGACCTCGTGGGCACGGCCGCCGCGGCCCGGCTCGACCCGCGTCGCCCCGGCTCCGCGATCCTCTCGACGGCGGGGCGCCCGACGGTCTCGTTCCGCGCATCCCAGTGGACGGTCGACGGCGGCACGCCCGTGTGGCGGCGGCTGGGCGAGGCCGCGGCCGCCCCGGCCGTCGCCCCCTGGGAGGCCGTCGTCTCGGTCCTGGTGGAGAACTACGCGGCGGGTGACTGGCCCACACCCCCGCCCGTGGTCACCCCCGCCCTGCCGGAGCGCTGGGTGCCGGACCGCGCTCGCCGGGCCGAGGCCACGGCCCTGGCCCTGCTCGACGACGCGGCCCACGGCCGGCACCGTCCCTGGCGGTGGCCGACCGGCGCGGAGGGACGCACGGCATGGATCGTCGAGGCCGCGGGCGGTCGCGCGGAGACGCTGGCCGCCGTCGTCGAGGTGGCGATGCGCAGCGGCCGGCCGGTGGCCGTGCTGGACGGCACCGGGGAGGCCGCGACGGCCGCGCGGTCCGGGACGCCGGTGCTGACCCCGGACGCCGAGGGGGCCGGTGAGGCCGTCCTGGCCCGCCTGCGCGAGCTCGCGGCCGCGGGCGGCACGGCGGTGATCACGGGCTGGAACGCGTGGTCCGGCCTGCGCGTCGGGGACACCTACCGCACGGTCGAGGAGGACGTGCACGACTGGCTCGGCCGTCCGGCGGCCGCCGGGCTGCGTTTGGCGGTGTTCGGCGGCCGCGAGCTGGCGACGGGCCGGCTGCTGCTGCACCTGCCCCACCGCTTCTTCGTGCCGGCCGGGACGAACGCCGAGCACCGGCTCATCTGGCCCCGGCTGACCGAGGTCGAGCCCCTGCCGGGGCGGGCCGTGCACATCAGTCCCGCCGTCCCCGAACCCGGCATGCCCTGCCAGCTCGCGTCTCCCGCCCCGGCGTGA